From a region of the Azospirillum formosense genome:
- a CDS encoding SUMF1/EgtB/PvdO family nonheme iron enzyme: MFDGPLTQRCSGAGRWSVALALLLVGLLVWAPGAAAQSPASQPPPPQASQSPEKRIALVVGIGKYEFAPELQNPVNDAKAIAEALRKLQFDVDEKFDMDNRGFERALRDFGIRASQADVAVIFYAGHGLQVGGNNYIVPADAKLERERDLVYEAMPLNLMLGELSQARKLGILMLDSCRNNPFVDRLKQAGQNRIQVNYGFARVDDTPSDTLVAMATRADQLAEDGQGDHSPYTDALLQHLQTPGLELSLFFRNVRDTVRQATNGRQEPYIFGSLGAAPFYFNPRPPNRPPVLGEIRPLELSDRADAEPLRIGRPTDPDDDQLFAQISGLPRGGSVRIGDRIVLIGDYLTVEQLAATSFKPDATVVGDAGRFDFAIMDGRGGVVRGGVAITIKPSNRPPVVAGARTVRALPNPLAIEAPVDPDGDPLTITVTAVPDRGKVRDGATLIRPGDRLPAEALTRLTFDPEQERAGAAGAFTYQVEDGKGGKAIGTVTLEIALPGAAPAAPALEESLWQMVKGSREPADFEAFLRLFGNGTYAKPAREKLGALTPAAKPPEVAAAPQPPPKAPSPPPIPAPVVEAAKPPSPAPPSPVPPQPTPAPEQVAAAPPAGNGNSAVRNHSKSASFQDCPDCPVMVRIAPGSFSMGSDQGDRSERPVHKVTIAKPFALGAYEVTVAEWRACVEGGGCAGGMPRMTKPTDSTPIHNISWLEAQAYAKWLSQKTGQRYRLPSEAEWEYAARGGTTGRYWWEGQTGTLANCKDCGGAQERLTPASVGSYKPNPFGLHDMNGGVAEWVADCWHADYAGAPTDGSAWTSATCRERVLRGGSWRGGLTDITDTARLFYDPDVRYLNNGMRVLRELN, translated from the coding sequence ATGTTCGACGGACCCTTGACGCAGCGTTGTTCGGGCGCAGGCCGCTGGTCGGTCGCCCTTGCCCTGCTGTTGGTGGGGCTCCTCGTCTGGGCGCCGGGCGCGGCCGCCCAATCCCCGGCCTCCCAGCCTCCGCCGCCCCAGGCCTCCCAGTCCCCGGAGAAGCGCATCGCGCTGGTCGTCGGCATCGGCAAGTACGAATTCGCCCCCGAACTCCAGAACCCGGTCAACGACGCCAAGGCCATCGCCGAGGCGCTGCGCAAGCTGCAGTTCGACGTGGACGAGAAGTTCGACATGGACAACCGCGGCTTCGAGCGGGCGCTGCGCGACTTCGGCATTCGCGCCTCGCAGGCCGACGTGGCGGTGATCTTCTACGCCGGGCACGGCCTCCAGGTGGGCGGCAACAACTACATCGTTCCCGCCGACGCCAAGCTGGAGCGCGAGCGCGACCTCGTCTACGAGGCGATGCCGCTGAACCTGATGCTGGGCGAGCTGTCGCAGGCGCGCAAGCTGGGCATCCTGATGCTCGACTCCTGCCGCAACAACCCCTTCGTGGATCGGCTGAAGCAGGCCGGGCAGAACCGCATCCAGGTCAATTACGGCTTCGCCCGCGTCGACGACACGCCCAGCGACACGCTGGTCGCCATGGCCACCCGCGCCGACCAGCTGGCCGAGGACGGGCAGGGCGACCACAGCCCCTACACCGACGCGCTGCTCCAGCACCTCCAGACGCCGGGGCTGGAGCTAAGCCTGTTCTTCCGCAACGTGCGCGACACCGTGCGGCAGGCGACCAACGGGCGGCAGGAGCCCTACATCTTCGGCTCGCTGGGGGCGGCGCCCTTCTACTTCAACCCGCGCCCGCCCAACCGGCCGCCGGTGCTCGGCGAGATCCGCCCGCTGGAGCTGTCCGACCGCGCCGATGCCGAGCCGCTGCGCATCGGGCGCCCGACCGATCCCGACGACGACCAGCTTTTCGCCCAGATCTCCGGCCTGCCGCGCGGCGGCAGCGTGCGCATCGGCGACCGCATCGTGCTGATCGGCGACTATCTGACCGTGGAGCAGCTTGCCGCCACCAGCTTCAAGCCGGACGCGACGGTCGTGGGGGACGCCGGGCGGTTCGACTTCGCGATTATGGACGGGCGGGGCGGCGTGGTGCGGGGCGGCGTGGCGATCACCATCAAGCCGAGCAACCGCCCGCCGGTCGTCGCCGGCGCGCGCACCGTCCGCGCCCTGCCGAATCCCCTGGCCATCGAGGCGCCGGTGGACCCCGACGGCGACCCGCTGACCATCACCGTCACCGCCGTGCCCGACCGCGGCAAGGTGCGCGACGGCGCCACCCTGATCCGCCCCGGCGACCGGCTGCCGGCCGAGGCTCTGACCCGGCTGACCTTCGACCCGGAGCAGGAGCGGGCGGGTGCCGCCGGTGCCTTCACCTATCAGGTGGAGGACGGCAAGGGCGGCAAGGCCATCGGCACGGTGACGCTGGAGATCGCCCTGCCGGGCGCCGCCCCGGCCGCGCCGGCGCTGGAGGAATCGCTGTGGCAGATGGTCAAGGGCAGCCGCGAGCCCGCCGATTTCGAGGCCTTCCTGCGGCTGTTCGGGAACGGCACCTACGCCAAGCCGGCGCGGGAGAAGCTGGGTGCGCTCACCCCCGCCGCCAAGCCGCCGGAGGTCGCGGCGGCGCCGCAACCGCCGCCCAAAGCTCCCTCCCCCCCACCGATCCCCGCCCCGGTCGTCGAGGCGGCGAAACCGCCTTCACCGGCGCCGCCTTCACCGGTACCGCCCCAGCCGACGCCCGCCCCAGAGCAGGTCGCGGCGGCACCCCCGGCCGGCAACGGGAACAGCGCGGTGCGCAACCACAGCAAGTCCGCCAGCTTCCAGGACTGCCCGGACTGCCCGGTGATGGTGCGCATCGCGCCCGGCAGCTTCTCCATGGGCAGCGACCAGGGCGACCGTTCCGAACGCCCGGTGCACAAGGTGACCATCGCCAAGCCCTTCGCGCTCGGCGCCTACGAGGTGACGGTGGCCGAATGGCGCGCCTGCGTGGAGGGCGGGGGCTGCGCCGGCGGCATGCCGCGCATGACCAAACCCACCGACAGCACCCCGATCCACAACATCTCCTGGCTGGAGGCCCAGGCCTACGCGAAGTGGCTGAGCCAGAAGACCGGCCAGCGCTACCGCCTGCCGTCCGAGGCCGAATGGGAATACGCGGCGCGCGGCGGCACGACCGGCCGCTACTGGTGGGAGGGCCAGACGGGGACGCTCGCCAACTGCAAGGACTGCGGCGGCGCGCAGGAGCGGCTGACCCCCGCCTCGGTCGGCAGCTACAAGCCGAACCCCTTCGGGCTGCACGACATGAACGGCGGCGTGGCGGAGTGGGTCGCCGACTGCTGGCACGCGGACTATGCGGGCGCGCCCACGGACGGCAGCGCCTGGACCTCGGCCACCTGCCGGGAGCGCGTGCTGCGCGGCGGGTCCTGGCGGGGCGGCCTGACCGACATCACCGACACGGCGCGGCTGTTCTACGATCCCGACGTGCGGTACCTGAACAACGGGATGAGGGTGCTGCGGGAGTTAAATTGA
- a CDS encoding adenylate/guanylate cyclase domain-containing protein translates to MGLAAVVGVSAAALGLTRLVPPLRSADESFRDLAIAYFTPPAPQHPGIVLVTLGEDLFATLACRSPVDRGFLADLVGTLEAAGVRAIGLDILFDQPTLPALDERLRQRIQRASVPVVAITALGDTPLTEEQRRYLGRFLDGIPHGHANLAKDRLDGTVRWHVPRGPDGLPSFPARLAQVAGKAAGEGAGGAAIAAEPFRIDWHARPSPDAPPFPTYPADMVGMLPRGWLAGRIAVVGTVLVGVDQHRTPLSVAGLSTPGVEIQAHALAQILDGRTSRDLSDGWAVALVLALSAAGVALAVAGWPVWLLVPASLLGLLALWAAALALFAQGGPLVAMMAPSAAWLGGIAAMTAHLSLKERTDRRSLMQLFANHVSQPVAEEIWRERATFLAGGRPRPQELTATVFFSDIEGFTTVCEALEPEPLILWLEGYLDAMVRVVAAHEGIVLRFIGDAILAVFGAPVARSTQAEIDADAERAVRCAIQMGRELRELNKRWQAEGLPAIGIRVGIHTGPLVAGSLGGLRHMEYSLLGDTANTAARLEALGKTVDMRSSPHCRIVIGEPTWTAVRDTVAGLPVGEMALKGKRKAVRAWLVLDREGEEARPAAEAGE, encoded by the coding sequence GTGGGATTGGCCGCTGTGGTCGGCGTGTCGGCGGCGGCGCTGGGGCTGACCCGGCTGGTGCCGCCCCTGCGCTCCGCCGACGAGAGCTTCCGCGACCTCGCCATCGCCTACTTCACGCCGCCCGCCCCGCAGCATCCCGGCATCGTGCTGGTCACGCTGGGGGAGGATCTGTTCGCCACGCTGGCCTGCCGGTCGCCGGTGGACCGCGGCTTTCTCGCCGATCTGGTGGGGACGCTGGAGGCGGCGGGGGTGCGGGCGATCGGGCTGGACATCCTGTTCGACCAGCCGACCCTGCCGGCGCTCGACGAGCGGCTGCGCCAGCGCATCCAGCGGGCCTCGGTGCCGGTGGTCGCCATCACGGCGCTCGGCGACACGCCGCTGACCGAGGAGCAGCGCCGCTACCTCGGGCGGTTCCTCGACGGCATCCCGCACGGCCACGCCAACCTCGCCAAGGACCGGCTGGACGGCACGGTGCGCTGGCATGTGCCGCGCGGGCCGGACGGGCTGCCCAGCTTCCCGGCGCGGCTGGCCCAGGTCGCCGGAAAGGCTGCAGGGGAGGGGGCCGGAGGGGCGGCGATCGCGGCGGAGCCCTTCCGCATCGACTGGCACGCCCGCCCGTCGCCGGACGCGCCGCCCTTCCCGACCTATCCGGCGGACATGGTGGGGATGCTGCCGCGCGGCTGGCTGGCCGGGCGGATCGCCGTGGTCGGCACCGTCCTGGTCGGTGTGGACCAGCACCGCACGCCGCTGTCGGTCGCCGGCCTGTCCACGCCGGGGGTGGAGATCCAGGCCCATGCGCTGGCCCAGATCCTCGACGGGCGGACCAGCCGCGACCTGTCCGACGGCTGGGCCGTCGCGCTGGTGCTGGCGCTGAGCGCCGCGGGAGTGGCGCTGGCGGTGGCCGGCTGGCCGGTGTGGCTGCTGGTGCCGGCCAGCCTGCTCGGGCTGCTGGCCCTGTGGGCGGCGGCGCTGGCGCTGTTCGCCCAGGGCGGGCCGCTGGTGGCGATGATGGCGCCGTCGGCGGCGTGGCTGGGCGGCATCGCCGCGATGACCGCGCATCTCTCGCTGAAGGAGCGCACCGACCGCCGCAGCCTGATGCAGCTGTTCGCCAACCACGTCTCCCAACCCGTCGCCGAGGAGATCTGGCGGGAGCGCGCGACCTTCCTGGCCGGCGGGCGCCCCCGCCCGCAGGAGCTGACCGCCACCGTCTTCTTCTCCGACATCGAGGGCTTCACCACCGTCTGCGAGGCGCTGGAGCCGGAGCCGCTGATCCTCTGGCTGGAGGGCTATCTCGACGCCATGGTGCGGGTGGTGGCGGCGCATGAGGGCATCGTTCTGCGCTTCATCGGCGACGCCATCCTGGCGGTGTTCGGCGCCCCCGTCGCCCGCAGCACCCAGGCGGAGATCGACGCCGACGCCGAGCGCGCCGTGCGCTGCGCCATCCAGATGGGGCGGGAGCTTCGGGAGCTGAACAAGCGCTGGCAGGCGGAGGGGTTGCCGGCCATCGGCATCCGCGTCGGCATCCACACCGGTCCGCTGGTGGCGGGCAGCCTGGGCGGGCTGCGGCACATGGAATATTCGCTGCTCGGCGACACCGCCAACACGGCGGCCCGGCTGGAGGCGCTGGGCAAGACGGTGGACATGCGCTCCTCGCCCCATTGCCGGATCGTCATCGGGGAGCCGACCTGGACCGCGGTGCGGGACACGGTGGCCGGGCTGCCGGTCGGCGAGATGGCGCTGAAGGGCAAGCGCAAGGCGGTCCGCGCCTGGCTGGTCCTCGACCGCGAGGGGGAGGAGGCGAGGCCCGCGGCGGAGGCCGGGGAATGA
- a CDS encoding DUF4384 domain-containing protein translates to MAHRTMSGLVAAAFTLAAFGAVGVTAGGAAAEPAVVVASTAPGYAQGQLVPDGAAVTVPDGANAMFLFANGRMLRVKGPFDGPLDRMPDASGWSGVGSLVGGERFFQTDLGAARAVGSPMQKGEEQVFTLDPGRAGTQCVKSGGTVLLRKPADPALIPATLRAEGREAAATLRWDKGTAVPWPRELPMSDGTAVTVAGPDGRVRHSLTLRVIAADGSGAGQGADLAVRLAGAGCAAQAAALLDPVRDSVAPLNLYLATDRGLYPTYRSGEPVTLVLQTNRDAHLYCYLRNTRGQLTPIYPPGPSASSLVEGHRTLTLAGDRMPVPLRAAERSGSLSADQEVRCFAAGRDLGADLPGRQDAFRPLSDEAAARLERTLASLKQTELVMAQVILRVE, encoded by the coding sequence ATGGCGCACAGGACCATGAGCGGACTCGTGGCGGCGGCCTTCACCCTGGCCGCTTTCGGAGCAGTCGGCGTCACCGCTGGCGGAGCGGCGGCGGAGCCGGCGGTGGTCGTCGCCTCCACCGCCCCCGGCTACGCCCAGGGGCAACTGGTCCCCGACGGCGCCGCCGTCACCGTGCCGGACGGCGCCAACGCCATGTTCCTGTTCGCCAACGGGCGCATGCTGCGGGTCAAGGGGCCGTTCGACGGGCCGCTGGACCGCATGCCCGACGCCTCGGGCTGGAGCGGCGTCGGCAGCCTCGTCGGTGGCGAGCGCTTCTTCCAGACCGACCTGGGTGCCGCCCGCGCGGTCGGCAGCCCGATGCAGAAGGGGGAGGAGCAGGTCTTCACCCTCGACCCCGGCCGGGCCGGAACCCAATGCGTGAAGTCCGGCGGCACGGTGCTGCTGCGCAAGCCCGCCGACCCGGCGCTGATCCCGGCCACCCTGCGCGCGGAGGGGCGCGAGGCCGCCGCCACGCTGCGCTGGGACAAGGGAACCGCGGTGCCCTGGCCGCGCGAGCTTCCGATGAGCGACGGCACCGCCGTCACCGTCGCCGGACCGGACGGGCGGGTGCGCCACAGCCTGACCCTGCGCGTGATCGCCGCGGACGGGTCCGGCGCGGGCCAGGGCGCGGATCTGGCCGTCCGGCTGGCCGGCGCCGGCTGCGCGGCGCAGGCGGCGGCCCTGCTCGACCCGGTGCGGGACAGCGTGGCGCCGCTGAACCTCTATCTCGCCACCGACCGGGGCCTCTACCCGACCTACCGGTCCGGGGAGCCGGTGACGCTGGTGCTCCAGACGAACCGGGACGCGCATCTCTACTGCTACCTGCGCAACACGCGCGGCCAGCTGACGCCGATCTACCCGCCGGGTCCGTCGGCCAGCTCGCTCGTGGAGGGGCACCGCACCCTGACGCTGGCCGGCGACCGCATGCCGGTGCCGCTGCGCGCGGCGGAGCGGTCGGGGAGCCTGTCCGCCGACCAGGAGGTGCGCTGCTTCGCCGCCGGGCGCGATCTCGGCGCCGACCTGCCGGGGCGTCAGGACGCCTTCCGGCCCCTGTCCGACGAGGCGGCGGCCCGGCTGGAGCGGACGCTCGCCTCGCTGAAGCAGACCGAACTGGTGATGGCGCAGGTGATCCTGCGCGTGGAGTGA
- a CDS encoding OmpA family protein gives MPRPTSKTIARRLNGVALPALALPMIALACMAVPARAQTVEGSGGNRVMMFERPPTVDELREAVKPGPAPTDGAEQPKIRTRSIEIIGGGMNSANRPRPTDSVNYGAPAQQQATPQQSYSPPTAPAAQPEPAPQPKPKRAPVQEAAAPPVAPPPAAPRRANGVQPATLSAPETPAETRPTNGFGFRINFAFNSADVPKEFYSYVDAVGGLMSQDPQLRLVIEGHTDAVGSEQYNLALSERRAVSVGEYLVRVHHIEPQRIAIAGLGKSQPLTPDPTDSRNRRVEFRPIQ, from the coding sequence ATGCCGCGACCGACCTCCAAGACCATCGCCCGACGGCTGAACGGCGTGGCGCTTCCCGCTCTGGCCCTGCCGATGATCGCCCTGGCCTGCATGGCGGTTCCCGCGCGGGCGCAGACCGTCGAGGGCTCCGGCGGCAACCGCGTCATGATGTTCGAGCGCCCGCCGACCGTGGACGAGCTGCGCGAGGCGGTGAAGCCCGGCCCGGCGCCCACCGATGGCGCCGAGCAGCCGAAGATCCGCACCCGCAGCATCGAGATCATCGGCGGCGGCATGAACAGCGCCAACCGCCCGCGCCCGACCGACAGCGTGAACTACGGCGCGCCTGCCCAGCAGCAGGCGACCCCGCAACAGAGCTACAGCCCGCCGACCGCTCCGGCGGCGCAGCCGGAACCGGCTCCCCAGCCCAAGCCCAAGCGCGCGCCCGTGCAGGAGGCCGCGGCCCCGCCCGTCGCGCCGCCGCCGGCCGCGCCGCGCCGCGCCAACGGCGTGCAGCCGGCCACGCTGTCCGCGCCGGAGACCCCGGCGGAGACACGCCCGACCAACGGCTTCGGCTTCCGCATCAACTTCGCCTTCAATTCCGCCGACGTCCCGAAGGAGTTCTATTCCTACGTCGACGCCGTCGGTGGGCTGATGTCGCAGGACCCGCAGCTCCGCCTCGTCATCGAAGGGCACACCGACGCCGTGGGAAGCGAGCAGTACAACCTCGCCCTCTCCGAGCGCCGGGCGGTGTCGGTCGGCGAGTATCTGGTGCGCGTCCATCACATCGAGCCGCAGCGCATCGCCATCGCCGGCCTGGGCAAGAGCCAGCCGCTGACCCCCGACCCGACCGACAGCCGCAACCGGCGCGTCGAGTTCCGGCCCATCCAGTGA
- a CDS encoding DUF4384 domain-containing protein, which translates to MAFEATGIVRRTGFARVAAAASLLLLAACVTSGEQATLVQKPKTPPVRTVSNFSEALRCMDTLMWNHGKRDIFITSNGIPDATGRVAGGTKEMLITAVSRMSERSNAFRFVDFEPTLDDVNALYWMIGVQPNFRAPSYYVRGAITQLDDNVVSEAASAGISLPTVDLGISADQVMSVISVDLNIGELATRQIIPGLSASNSLAIISSGKGADAGAVIGKAGLSFNVSLNKSEGLHQAVRTLIELSTIEVLGKMTRTPYWQCLGIDQTNPAFAGQARDWFDGMAPSQRVAYVQRVLLAEGYYDGPDSGQLDERTRDAISRYQADNDLIATGRIDFDLYQRMLAQPSGQRGSERGPGAPRLQSVSNAGGEGLPRATPAPAGAPPDLVLSSDRGPQPRYRAGEALVVKVQPTANGFVYCYYQDAAGSVARIFPNRFQPDSFVQANQQVEVPPGAQKPFNLRMDRPGASETIACVVSPDELGTRIADRYKTEDLQPIPGATLADVVGAYGSIQGTNVRSRQMAVQVLPAVSAQR; encoded by the coding sequence ATGGCATTTGAGGCGACGGGAATTGTCCGGCGCACCGGTTTCGCGAGAGTTGCCGCCGCTGCATCGCTCCTGCTTCTCGCGGCCTGCGTCACCTCGGGCGAACAGGCGACCCTGGTCCAGAAGCCGAAGACCCCGCCCGTGCGCACCGTGTCCAACTTCAGCGAGGCGCTGCGCTGCATGGACACGCTGATGTGGAACCATGGCAAGCGCGACATCTTCATCACCTCCAACGGCATTCCCGACGCCACGGGCCGGGTGGCCGGCGGCACCAAGGAGATGCTGATCACCGCCGTGTCGCGCATGTCGGAGCGGTCGAACGCCTTCCGCTTCGTCGATTTCGAGCCGACGCTGGACGACGTGAACGCGCTCTACTGGATGATCGGGGTGCAGCCCAACTTCCGCGCGCCGTCCTATTACGTGCGCGGCGCCATCACCCAGCTCGACGACAATGTGGTGAGCGAGGCGGCCAGCGCCGGCATCTCCCTGCCCACCGTCGACCTGGGCATCTCCGCCGACCAGGTGATGTCGGTGATCTCGGTGGACCTGAACATCGGGGAGCTGGCGACCCGCCAGATCATTCCCGGCCTGTCGGCCAGCAACTCGCTCGCCATCATCTCGTCGGGCAAGGGCGCGGACGCCGGAGCGGTGATCGGCAAGGCCGGCCTGTCCTTCAACGTCTCGCTCAACAAGTCCGAGGGGCTGCACCAGGCGGTGCGCACGCTGATCGAACTCAGCACGATCGAGGTGCTGGGAAAGATGACCCGCACACCCTACTGGCAATGCCTGGGCATCGACCAGACCAACCCGGCCTTCGCCGGGCAGGCGCGCGACTGGTTCGACGGCATGGCGCCGTCGCAGCGCGTCGCCTACGTCCAGCGCGTCCTGCTGGCCGAGGGCTACTACGACGGTCCGGACAGCGGCCAGCTCGACGAGCGCACCCGCGACGCGATTTCCCGCTATCAGGCGGACAACGACCTGATCGCCACGGGGCGCATCGACTTCGACCTCTACCAGCGGATGCTCGCCCAGCCCAGCGGCCAAAGGGGGTCGGAGAGGGGACCGGGGGCGCCGCGCCTGCAATCGGTGTCGAACGCCGGCGGCGAGGGGCTGCCCCGCGCCACGCCGGCGCCCGCCGGAGCGCCGCCCGATCTGGTGCTCAGTTCCGACCGCGGGCCGCAGCCGCGCTACCGCGCCGGGGAGGCGCTGGTGGTCAAGGTGCAGCCGACGGCCAACGGCTTCGTCTACTGCTACTACCAGGACGCCGCCGGGTCGGTGGCCCGCATCTTCCCCAACCGCTTCCAGCCCGACAGCTTCGTCCAGGCCAACCAGCAGGTGGAGGTGCCGCCGGGGGCACAGAAGCCCTTCAACCTGCGCATGGACCGTCCCGGCGCCTCCGAGACCATCGCCTGCGTCGTCTCGCCCGACGAACTCGGGACGCGCATCGCCGACCGCTACAAGACCGAGGACCTGCAGCCCATTCCCGGCGCGACGCTGGCCGATGTGGTGGGCGCCTACGGCAGCATCCAGGGGACCAACGTGCGCAGCCGGCAGATGGCCGTGCAGGTGCTGCCCGCGGTGTCGGCGCAGCGGTAG
- a CDS encoding DUF4399 domain-containing protein produces the protein MMRSAAAPLLLAVLLAAGPLAAQSSPEADPLDKPLSDSTNTPQPASPGHEHESTPSTPDAGKSGRTAAPKDAYLYIGWPNDGEVVRGRFKVWFGLRNFGVAPAGVRRDKTGHHHLLVDADLPPMDEPIPNNRNYIHFGKGQTETFLELPPGRHTLQLLMGDAEHIPHDPPILSKKITITVRPGGDSTRVSVR, from the coding sequence ATGATGCGCAGCGCCGCCGCCCCGCTCCTTCTGGCCGTCCTGCTCGCCGCCGGGCCGCTGGCCGCGCAGTCGTCGCCGGAGGCCGACCCCCTCGACAAGCCGCTGTCCGACAGCACGAACACGCCGCAGCCGGCCAGTCCGGGACACGAGCATGAGAGCACGCCCTCCACCCCCGACGCGGGGAAGTCCGGGCGGACGGCGGCTCCGAAGGACGCCTATCTCTACATCGGCTGGCCCAACGACGGCGAGGTGGTGAGGGGCCGCTTCAAGGTGTGGTTCGGGCTGCGCAACTTCGGCGTCGCTCCGGCGGGCGTGCGGCGGGACAAGACCGGCCACCATCACCTGCTGGTCGACGCCGACCTGCCGCCGATGGACGAGCCGATCCCCAACAACCGCAACTACATCCACTTCGGCAAGGGCCAGACGGAAACCTTCCTGGAACTGCCGCCGGGGCGGCACACGCTCCAGCTTCTGATGGGCGACGCCGAGCACATCCCGCACGACCCGCCGATCCTGTCCAAGAAGATCACCATCACCGTGCGTCCGGGTGGCGACAGCACGCGCGTGTCGGTTCGCTGA
- a CDS encoding DUF4399 domain-containing protein has product MPHAAMIVAAALLLLPGAASAQNTTAQSTNTQGTTAQNTNGREKAPEGARAYIMWPSNGTTVPGGKLWVRMGLQNMGIAPAGIRKEDTGHHHLLVDTDLATYDEPIPNTKQSLHFGGGQTEVRLELPPGRHTLQMILGDADHVPHDPPIMSQKITIIVPQ; this is encoded by the coding sequence ATGCCTCATGCCGCCATGATCGTGGCGGCCGCGCTGCTCCTGTTGCCGGGCGCGGCGTCGGCCCAAAACACGACCGCCCAAAGCACGAACACTCAAGGCACGACCGCTCAGAACACAAATGGACGGGAGAAGGCGCCGGAGGGTGCGCGCGCCTACATCATGTGGCCGTCCAACGGGACGACCGTTCCGGGCGGCAAGCTGTGGGTCCGCATGGGCCTGCAGAACATGGGCATCGCCCCGGCGGGCATCCGCAAGGAGGACACCGGTCACCATCACCTGCTGGTGGACACCGACCTCGCCACCTACGACGAACCCATCCCGAACACCAAGCAGTCGCTGCATTTCGGCGGCGGCCAGACGGAGGTGCGGCTGGAACTGCCGCCGGGCCGGCACACGCTCCAGATGATCCTGGGCGACGCGGACCATGTGCCGCACGACCCGCCGATCATGTCGCAGAAGATCACCATCATCGTGCCGCAATAA
- a CDS encoding mechanosensitive ion channel family protein translates to MPDSSRLAPLPVGPTGAPPRPGLRHLLAPALLTLGAAGLAGQRPWLSGHIAPIAGAMVADALASLLAAVAWLGAAWLGSRVIDLVVARNARATPMPRLLTDLLRALLYGLAVLGILAFVLGQPVTGLVATSGVVIAVLGFALRNMIADIFSGIALNVEHPYRIGDWVELTPGVTGRVDEINWRATRLVTLDGTALVVPNGLAAGNRITNYSQPGSGFRAGVPVTLDAEVPVARAKRIILSAIVCCDAVPTEPRPDVVVDSITLNGVTYQARFWVADYSRLAATRDAVATTILEHLSRAGLEPASPKQEMRRRRAAPPACSANGLGRELLSHVDLFAAFRPEEIAELAAGMHLRHVAAGEAVVRQDETGTSLFLVAEGALDVRGAFGGRTLLLDHMGPGDVFGEMSLLTGQPRSASVIANTDALVYELDKEALDPVLRRRPELAARLADLMGLRQRRNDAHRRASAPAAVIQTTTEHDLLARLKTFFSL, encoded by the coding sequence ATGCCCGATTCATCCCGCCTCGCCCCGCTTCCCGTCGGTCCCACCGGGGCGCCGCCGCGCCCCGGCCTGCGCCACCTGCTGGCCCCGGCCCTGCTGACCCTCGGGGCGGCCGGATTGGCGGGGCAGCGCCCCTGGCTGTCCGGCCACATCGCCCCCATCGCCGGCGCCATGGTGGCGGACGCGCTGGCCTCGCTGCTCGCCGCGGTGGCGTGGCTGGGGGCGGCGTGGCTGGGGTCGCGGGTCATCGACCTCGTGGTCGCGCGCAACGCCCGCGCCACGCCGATGCCGCGCCTGCTGACCGACCTGCTGCGCGCGCTGCTCTACGGGCTGGCCGTCCTCGGCATCCTGGCCTTCGTGCTGGGGCAGCCGGTGACCGGGCTGGTCGCCACCTCCGGCGTGGTGATCGCGGTGCTGGGCTTCGCGCTGCGCAACATGATCGCCGACATCTTCTCCGGCATCGCGCTGAACGTCGAGCATCCCTACCGGATCGGCGACTGGGTGGAGCTGACCCCCGGCGTCACCGGGCGGGTGGACGAGATCAACTGGCGGGCCACCCGGCTGGTCACGTTGGACGGCACGGCGCTGGTGGTGCCGAACGGGCTGGCCGCGGGAAACCGCATCACCAACTACAGCCAGCCCGGCAGCGGCTTCCGCGCCGGCGTGCCGGTGACCCTCGACGCCGAGGTGCCGGTGGCCCGCGCCAAGCGGATCATCCTGTCGGCCATCGTCTGCTGCGACGCCGTCCCCACCGAGCCGCGGCCCGACGTGGTGGTGGACTCGATCACGCTGAACGGCGTCACCTATCAGGCGCGTTTCTGGGTGGCGGACTATTCCCGGCTGGCCGCCACCCGCGACGCCGTGGCGACCACCATCCTGGAGCATCTTTCCCGCGCCGGGCTGGAGCCGGCCAGCCCCAAGCAGGAGATGCGCCGCCGCCGCGCCGCGCCGCCCGCCTGTTCGGCGAACGGGCTGGGGCGGGAGCTGCTGTCCCACGTCGACCTGTTCGCCGCCTTCCGGCCCGAGGAGATCGCCGAGCTGGCGGCCGGCATGCACCTGCGCCACGTCGCCGCCGGCGAGGCGGTGGTCCGCCAGGACGAGACGGGGACCTCCCTCTTCCTGGTGGCCGAGGGGGCGCTGGACGTGCGCGGGGCCTTCGGCGGGCGGACGCTCCTGCTCGACCACATGGGGCCGGGCGACGTGTTCGGGGAGATGTCGCTGCTGACCGGCCAGCCGCGCAGCGCGTCGGTGATCGCCAACACCGACGCCTTGGTCTACGAGCTGGACAAGGAGGCGCTCGACCCCGTCCTGCGCCGCCGTCCGGAGCTGGCCGCCCGGCTGGCCGATCTGATGGGCCTGCGCCAGCGCCGCAACGACGCCCACCGCCGCGCCAGCGCCCCCGCCGCGGTGATCCAGACGACGACCGAGCATGACCTGCTGGCCCGGCTGAAGACCTTCTTCAGCCTGTGA